The proteins below are encoded in one region of Segatella copri:
- a CDS encoding gliding motility lipoprotein GldH, producing the protein MKKTVYFIVLTAIVHILSACSGSTVYDEYAHTPIAGWEKNDTLSFEVSPLLEPGHYKQSLGLRITGAYPFMGLTLIVEQTVYHRNRKIPGECKIDTVNCQLIDNNGVSKGQGISYYQYNFPINIYQMHQGDSIHVAIRHDMKREILPGVSDIGIKISKIQ; encoded by the coding sequence ATGAAAAAGACTGTTTATTTCATCGTTTTGACAGCGATTGTTCACATTCTCTCTGCCTGCAGCGGTTCGACCGTATACGATGAGTATGCCCATACACCGATTGCAGGATGGGAGAAGAACGACACCCTATCATTCGAAGTATCACCTCTACTCGAGCCCGGGCATTACAAACAAAGCCTAGGACTTCGCATTACAGGTGCCTACCCGTTCATGGGACTTACGCTCATCGTAGAACAGACGGTTTATCACCGAAACAGAAAGATACCTGGCGAATGCAAGATAGATACGGTCAACTGCCAGCTGATTGACAACAACGGCGTGAGCAAAGGACAGGGTATCAGCTACTATCAGTATAACTTCCCTATCAACATCTATCAGATGCATCAGGGCGATTCCATACACGTAGCCATCAGACATGATATGAAAAGAGAAATCCTGCCCGGTGTGAGTGACATCGGCATCAAGATTTCAAAGATACAATAA
- a CDS encoding DNA polymerase III subunit delta, giving the protein MQRNEVIGQQEVWNRLMEMVQENRLPHALMFCGPQGCGKLAMALAFASYLLGDSPMLRKWEHPDLHFTFPTIKTANMGSEHKPVSLDFIKEWRELLLSKGPYIQISDWMLKMGKTDADYNKQAIITAEETDAISHELMMMSSQGGYKISLIWLPERMNIQSANKILKLLEEPPRQTVFLLVSENPELLLETIRSRTQRIDFKKIETAEMEKALTERRALEPDMAHRIARIANGNWNLALEELDAGNENRQHLDMFIMLMRLAYMRKIGDLKKWTDVIATFGREKQKRMLDYFMHMLRESFMYNFRNPELSYMTQDEENFAKNFARFINEANIIDISNLFEDSKRMISQNANAKIVFFDMALKIIVLLLRK; this is encoded by the coding sequence ATGCAAAGAAATGAAGTTATAGGTCAGCAAGAAGTATGGAACCGGCTCATGGAGATGGTTCAGGAGAACCGTTTGCCCCATGCGCTGATGTTCTGCGGCCCGCAGGGTTGCGGCAAACTGGCGATGGCACTGGCTTTTGCCAGCTATCTTCTGGGCGATTCACCGATGCTCAGGAAATGGGAACATCCGGATCTCCACTTCACCTTTCCTACCATCAAGACCGCCAATATGGGCAGCGAACACAAACCGGTGAGCCTCGACTTCATCAAGGAATGGAGAGAGCTGCTGCTTTCTAAAGGTCCCTACATCCAGATTAGCGACTGGATGCTGAAGATGGGCAAGACGGATGCCGACTATAACAAACAGGCTATCATCACTGCCGAAGAAACCGATGCCATCTCTCACGAGCTGATGATGATGTCGAGTCAGGGCGGATATAAGATAAGTCTGATATGGCTCCCGGAACGTATGAACATACAGAGTGCCAACAAGATACTGAAACTGCTGGAGGAGCCGCCACGCCAGACGGTGTTCCTGCTGGTAAGCGAGAATCCGGAACTGCTGCTCGAAACCATCAGAAGTCGTACACAGCGTATCGACTTCAAGAAGATAGAAACCGCTGAGATGGAAAAAGCGCTGACGGAACGGAGAGCGCTGGAGCCAGACATGGCACACCGCATAGCCCGTATCGCCAACGGCAACTGGAACCTCGCACTCGAAGAACTGGATGCAGGAAATGAAAACCGGCAGCATCTCGACATGTTCATCATGCTGATGCGACTGGCTTACATGCGCAAGATAGGTGACCTCAAGAAGTGGACCGATGTGATTGCCACCTTCGGAAGAGAAAAGCAGAAACGCATGCTCGACTACTTCATGCACATGCTCAGAGAAAGTTTCATGTACAACTTCCGGAATCCAGAACTGAGCTACATGACGCAGGATGAGGAGAACTTTGCCAAGAACTTTGCCCGCTTCATCAACGAGGCAAACATCATTGACATCTCCAACCTCTTCGAAGACAGCAAGCGCATGATTTCGCAAAATGCCAATGCCAAAATCGTTTTCTTCGATATGGCGCTCAAAATCATCGTACTCCTGCTAAGGAAGTGA
- a CDS encoding smalltalk protein, producing the protein MTEKNKQKWNEILKFAVTVLTALLGALGVSAGGL; encoded by the coding sequence ATGACAGAAAAGAACAAGCAGAAATGGAATGAGATTCTCAAGTTTGCAGTAACCGTACTGACAGCTCTCCTCGGGGCGTTGGGCGTTTCGGCAGGTGGACTTTAG
- a CDS encoding DNA/RNA non-specific endonuclease, producing the protein MKKKVGTFKIWLLAIAAVVAFSVLPKVSSLATEDQALVVKENKQEAADAAGDEPSAENKQETAGEDANLEAQGLEIPVSKLKVSETIKHRLAYTVSYNHDTRQPNWVAWVLTGEHASGKLPRGKFADDEEMPAPVGTLADYYNSGLDRGHMCPAGDNKWSQQAMDECFLMTNMCPQNHSLNAGVWNTIEQQCRNWAKQYGKVYIVCGPIFLDKEHRKLGKNKVVVPDAFFKVVLHTGKNPQAIGFICRNQSQKGRKKTEFVNSVDEVERITGYDFFPQLPDDVEKRVEAKAEMF; encoded by the coding sequence ATGAAAAAGAAAGTAGGTACATTTAAGATTTGGCTGTTGGCGATAGCCGCAGTAGTGGCGTTTTCTGTCTTGCCGAAGGTTTCTTCGCTGGCAACAGAAGATCAGGCACTTGTTGTGAAGGAGAACAAGCAGGAGGCTGCTGATGCTGCGGGCGATGAACCGTCTGCAGAGAATAAGCAGGAAACTGCTGGAGAGGATGCGAATCTGGAGGCGCAGGGGCTGGAGATTCCGGTATCTAAGTTAAAGGTATCTGAAACCATCAAGCATCGGTTGGCTTATACGGTATCTTATAATCATGATACGCGACAGCCGAATTGGGTAGCCTGGGTGCTGACAGGGGAGCATGCATCTGGTAAGTTGCCGCGCGGTAAGTTTGCTGATGATGAGGAGATGCCGGCACCCGTGGGTACTTTGGCGGATTATTACAACAGTGGTTTGGACAGGGGACACATGTGTCCGGCTGGTGACAACAAATGGAGTCAGCAGGCGATGGATGAATGTTTCCTGATGACCAATATGTGTCCGCAGAACCACAGTCTGAATGCGGGGGTATGGAACACGATAGAGCAGCAGTGCCGCAACTGGGCGAAGCAGTATGGTAAGGTTTATATTGTCTGCGGACCGATATTTCTGGATAAGGAGCATCGCAAGTTGGGTAAGAACAAGGTGGTAGTGCCTGATGCCTTCTTCAAGGTGGTTCTTCATACGGGCAAGAATCCGCAAGCCATCGGCTTTATCTGCCGTAACCAGTCGCAGAAAGGCAGAAAGAAGACGGAATTCGTAAATTCAGTGGATGAAGTGGAGCGTATCACCGGCTATGATTTCTTCCCTCAGCTTCCGGATGATGTTGAGAAGAGGGTAGAGGCTAAGGCTGAAATGTTTTAA
- a CDS encoding Rpn family recombination-promoting nuclease/putative transposase, with amino-acid sequence MIMKQVEERYISLLTDFGFKRIFGTAMNKDLLICFLNSLFNGRQVVKDVSYLNPEHVGDVYTDRRAIFDVYCEGENGEKFIVEMQNAYQTYFKDRALFYSTFPIREQAPKGNEWDFKLNHVYTVALLNFSMNEDAFDKEKIRHHVQLCDTATHKVFYEKLEYIYVEISKFNKPLEELDTLYEKWLYALKNLYKLTQRPKELCDKVFDRLFEEAEIAKFTPQEMREYETSKMAYRDIKNSVDTAKREGIAEGMEKGMKEGMEKGRAEGKHEANTETAQRLLAMGLSAEQVAKATQLSLEIIKNLSNS; translated from the coding sequence ATGATTATGAAGCAGGTAGAAGAAAGATACATCAGCTTGCTGACCGACTTCGGTTTCAAGCGAATTTTTGGAACAGCAATGAACAAGGATTTGCTCATTTGCTTCCTCAACAGCTTGTTTAATGGCAGACAGGTTGTGAAGGACGTATCGTATCTGAATCCAGAGCATGTGGGAGATGTCTATACCGACCGCAGAGCCATCTTCGATGTATATTGCGAGGGCGAAAACGGCGAGAAGTTCATCGTAGAAATGCAGAATGCCTACCAGACGTATTTCAAGGATCGCGCCCTTTTCTACTCAACCTTCCCTATCCGTGAACAGGCACCAAAGGGGAATGAATGGGATTTCAAGCTCAATCATGTCTATACCGTAGCCCTGCTCAACTTCAGCATGAACGAGGATGCATTCGACAAGGAGAAAATCCGCCATCATGTGCAGTTGTGCGACACCGCTACCCACAAAGTATTTTACGAAAAGCTCGAATATATTTATGTAGAGATTTCCAAGTTCAACAAACCCCTGGAAGAACTGGATACGCTCTACGAGAAGTGGCTCTATGCTCTGAAGAACCTCTATAAACTTACCCAGCGCCCTAAAGAACTGTGCGACAAAGTTTTCGACCGCCTCTTCGAGGAAGCCGAGATAGCCAAGTTTACTCCGCAGGAAATGAGGGAGTACGAGACCAGCAAGATGGCATATCGCGACATCAAGAATTCCGTAGACACTGCTAAGCGTGAAGGTATAGCTGAAGGTATGGAAAAGGGCATGAAGGAAGGTATGGAAAAAGGTAGAGCAGAAGGCAAACATGAGGCCAACACAGAAACAGCACAACGATTGCTGGCAATGGGACTTTCTGCCGAACAGGTTGCCAAAGCTACCCAGCTGTCTTTGGAAATCATTAAGAATCTGAGCAATTCATAA
- the ricT gene encoding regulatory iron-sulfur-containing complex subunit RicT: protein MDYKNMKFRMCNGCDRGLCAKGVGRQNRQLNTYDWLADVPGNAESTDLVEVQFKNTRKGYYHNVNNLDLKKGDIVAVEANPGHDIGVVTLTGRLVKLQIKKANLKSQDDIKRIYRIAKQVDLDKCKEAKSREHGTMIQSRQIAKDLGLKMKIGDVEYQGDGNKAIFYYIADERVDFRQLIKVLADTFHVRIEMKQIGARQEAGRIGGTGPCGRELCCATWMKNFISVSTNAARYQDISLNPQKLAGMCAKLKCCLNYEVDSYVEASRKLPPKDAVLQTADGDFHQFKVDILAGLITYSSDKNLASNLETISIERAKAIIEMNRQGEKPLSLLEDGKAKPVAKPTDLLAEADLSRFDKAKKKKKKKNNKNKGPRQQEGDNKSQKNENRAQNGDNKPQKNEGKSNNQRRDNRNQGNHPKGDNRQPRNDRRPNKGNKPQGGNKPQGNNTPQNGNAPQGNNAPQE, encoded by the coding sequence GTGGATTACAAAAATATGAAATTCAGGATGTGTAACGGCTGCGACCGTGGTCTGTGCGCTAAGGGCGTAGGAAGACAGAACAGACAGCTCAACACATACGACTGGCTTGCCGATGTACCCGGCAATGCAGAAAGTACTGACCTCGTGGAGGTACAGTTCAAGAATACCCGTAAGGGATATTACCACAATGTGAATAACCTCGACCTGAAGAAGGGCGATATAGTGGCGGTAGAGGCTAACCCGGGTCACGACATCGGTGTGGTTACGCTGACCGGAAGACTGGTAAAACTTCAGATTAAGAAGGCAAACCTCAAGTCGCAGGATGATATCAAGCGTATCTACCGTATCGCCAAACAGGTGGATCTTGACAAATGCAAGGAGGCTAAGAGCCGTGAACACGGCACCATGATCCAGAGCCGCCAGATAGCCAAAGATCTCGGACTGAAGATGAAAATAGGTGATGTAGAATATCAGGGAGACGGCAACAAGGCTATCTTCTATTACATCGCTGACGAACGTGTGGACTTCCGCCAGCTCATCAAGGTTCTTGCCGATACCTTCCATGTGCGCATTGAGATGAAACAGATCGGTGCGAGACAGGAAGCAGGCCGCATCGGTGGAACGGGTCCTTGCGGCAGAGAACTCTGCTGCGCTACCTGGATGAAGAACTTCATCAGCGTTAGCACCAATGCAGCACGCTACCAGGACATCTCTCTGAATCCTCAGAAACTTGCCGGTATGTGCGCCAAACTGAAGTGCTGTCTCAACTACGAGGTAGACAGCTATGTAGAGGCTAGCAGAAAGTTGCCTCCTAAGGATGCCGTACTGCAGACTGCCGACGGTGATTTCCATCAGTTCAAGGTGGATATCCTGGCAGGTCTTATCACCTACTCTTCTGACAAGAACCTTGCTTCCAACCTCGAAACCATCAGCATCGAGCGTGCCAAGGCTATCATCGAAATGAACCGTCAGGGCGAGAAGCCATTGAGTCTGCTGGAAGACGGTAAGGCAAAACCTGTAGCCAAGCCAACCGACCTGCTTGCCGAAGCTGATTTGAGCCGCTTTGACAAGGCTAAGAAAAAGAAGAAGAAGAAGAACAATAAGAACAAGGGACCTCGCCAGCAGGAGGGAGACAACAAGTCGCAGAAGAACGAGAACCGCGCGCAGAATGGCGACAACAAACCTCAGAAGAATGAAGGCAAGTCAAACAACCAGCGCCGCGACAACCGTAATCAGGGCAATCATCCTAAGGGTGACAACCGCCAGCCAAGAAACGACAGACGACCTAACAAGGGAAACAAACCACAGGGTGGAAACAAGCCGCAAGGTAACAACACCCCTCAGAATGGCAACGCCCCACAAGGCAATAACGCCCCACAAGAATAA
- the rodA gene encoding rod shape-determining protein RodA, which produces MIDNKQPSVLASLDWWTIGIYLVLLIFGWVSVCGASYNYGDNEIFSLGARSGMQIIWIGTSIALGLVILLLDDRFYDTFSYVIYGVLILLLFATIFNPHSIKGSHSWLVLGPLRLQPAEFGKFATALAVAKFMSSYGFSMQNLKHFMAAVGIIVLPMLCIVGQRETGSALVYLSFFLMLYREGMPGAILFTGVSMVAYFVVGVKYENVMMWDTYTSVGKFVVLLLVQIFTAGMVNSYTGDRKQALMILAYSVGITLLFVLFSTYVIPFDIVWIQLFLCAMLIGFLVYQGLRTRFRNYFLISIFSLGSIAFFYSADYVLNHVMEPHQRVRINVLLGLDEDLAGAGYNVHQSEIAIGSGGLQGKGFLNGTQTKLKFVPEQDTDFIFCTVGEEEGFLGSAGVLLLFLALILRLMHLAERQPYKFGRIYGYCVLSVFLFHLFINVGMVLGLTPVIGIPLPFFSYGGSSLWGFTILLFIFLRIDAGRNLVRS; this is translated from the coding sequence ATGATCGATAATAAACAACCTAGTGTGCTTGCTTCACTTGACTGGTGGACGATAGGTATTTATCTGGTACTCCTCATCTTCGGATGGGTGAGCGTCTGTGGAGCCAGCTATAACTATGGTGACAACGAGATATTCAGTCTGGGTGCCCGCTCGGGTATGCAGATTATATGGATTGGCACATCCATAGCACTGGGATTGGTAATCCTGCTGCTTGATGACCGGTTTTACGATACCTTCTCGTATGTCATCTATGGCGTCCTGATACTCTTGCTCTTTGCTACGATATTCAATCCGCATAGCATCAAGGGTTCCCACTCCTGGCTGGTGTTGGGACCGCTCCGACTGCAACCGGCTGAGTTTGGTAAGTTTGCTACGGCTCTGGCGGTAGCCAAGTTTATGTCAAGCTATGGTTTCAGTATGCAGAACCTGAAGCATTTCATGGCAGCCGTAGGCATTATCGTTCTGCCGATGCTCTGTATTGTAGGTCAGCGCGAAACGGGTTCTGCCCTGGTTTATCTTTCATTCTTCCTCATGCTTTACCGCGAAGGAATGCCGGGTGCCATTCTCTTTACCGGCGTGTCGATGGTGGCTTACTTCGTAGTGGGTGTGAAGTATGAGAACGTGATGATGTGGGATACCTATACTTCTGTGGGTAAGTTTGTAGTGCTTCTGCTGGTGCAGATTTTTACGGCTGGCATGGTGAACTCCTATACGGGCGATAGGAAACAGGCACTGATGATCCTTGCCTATTCGGTAGGCATTACGCTGCTCTTCGTGCTCTTTTCTACCTATGTCATTCCGTTCGACATTGTGTGGATCCAACTCTTCCTGTGTGCTATGCTCATCGGATTCCTGGTTTATCAGGGACTGAGAACCCGGTTCCGGAATTACTTCCTCATCTCAATCTTTTCGTTGGGAAGTATCGCTTTCTTCTATTCTGCCGATTATGTGTTGAATCATGTGATGGAACCTCATCAGAGAGTGCGTATCAACGTACTGCTGGGACTGGATGAAGATTTGGCAGGTGCGGGATATAACGTGCATCAGAGTGAGATTGCCATTGGTTCCGGCGGACTTCAGGGCAAAGGTTTCCTCAATGGAACGCAGACCAAACTGAAGTTCGTGCCTGAGCAGGATACAGACTTTATCTTCTGTACGGTAGGCGAGGAGGAAGGTTTCCTCGGTTCGGCAGGCGTGCTGCTGCTTTTCCTGGCTTTGATATTGCGGTTGATGCATCTGGCTGAGCGGCAACCTTATAAATTCGGGCGTATCTACGGCTATTGTGTCCTGTCGGTATTCCTCTTCCATCTGTTTATTAATGTGGGAATGGTGTTGGGTTTAACACCGGTTATCGGTATTCCGCTGCCGTTCTTCAGTTATGGTGGCAGTTCGTTATGGGGATTCACCATCCTTCTTTTCATCTTCTTAAGAATTGATGCGGGAAGGAACTTAGTGAGAAGTTAA
- a CDS encoding methylenetetrahydrofolate reductase, with protein sequence MNIADFLHQQGDKRGFSFEVLPPLKGNGTAALFRTIDALSEFGPRFINITTHHSEYVYKELENGLLTRQRVRRRPGTVAIAGAIQNKYDIPVIPHIICSGATKEDIEYELLDLQFLGISNILVLRGDKAKEDRQFTPTENGHTHATDLLKQVNQFNDGFFFDGTPIKHPGDKFCCGVACYPEKHEEAPNLEMDMQHLLEKQQLGAAYAVTQLFYDNEKFYAFVEKARQIGVTIPIIPAIKPFAKLSQLTVVPKTFHCDIPEELAQEVLKCKTDEDAKQLGIEWTTAQVQDLFEHGYKNVHFFTVSAVDSVKQIAKILF encoded by the coding sequence ATGAACATAGCAGATTTTCTACATCAGCAGGGCGATAAGCGAGGCTTTTCGTTCGAGGTTTTACCTCCGCTGAAAGGTAACGGAACAGCAGCACTCTTCCGTACCATCGATGCGCTGAGCGAGTTTGGTCCTCGCTTTATCAACATCACTACGCACCATAGCGAGTATGTATACAAGGAACTGGAAAACGGTCTCCTCACTCGCCAGCGTGTGCGCCGCCGCCCGGGCACCGTGGCCATCGCAGGCGCTATACAGAATAAGTACGACATACCTGTCATCCCTCATATTATCTGCAGCGGTGCTACGAAGGAAGACATCGAGTACGAACTGCTCGACCTCCAGTTTCTGGGCATCAGCAACATTCTCGTTCTGCGAGGAGACAAGGCGAAAGAAGACCGGCAGTTTACACCAACCGAGAACGGTCATACCCATGCCACCGACCTCCTGAAGCAGGTGAATCAGTTTAACGATGGTTTCTTCTTTGACGGCACACCCATCAAGCACCCGGGCGACAAGTTCTGCTGCGGTGTAGCCTGCTATCCGGAGAAACATGAAGAGGCGCCAAACCTCGAAATGGATATGCAGCATCTGCTGGAGAAACAACAGTTGGGCGCAGCGTATGCCGTTACCCAGCTCTTCTACGACAACGAGAAGTTCTATGCTTTCGTTGAAAAGGCTCGGCAGATAGGCGTAACCATTCCTATCATTCCTGCCATCAAGCCTTTCGCCAAGTTGAGCCAGCTCACAGTAGTGCCGAAAACCTTCCACTGCGATATTCCTGAAGAACTCGCACAGGAGGTATTGAAATGTAAAACTGACGAAGATGCCAAGCAGCTCGGTATCGAGTGGACTACCGCTCAGGTGCAAGATCTCTTCGAACATGGTTACAAAAATGTTCACTTCTTCACCGTATCGGCTGTAGACAGCGTCAAGCAAATAGCAAAAATACTGTTTTAA
- the xylE gene encoding D-xylose transporter XylE — protein sequence MEQKQTGSRAYLISIVMVAVLGGLLFGYDTAVISGAEKGLQAFFMGAEDFTYTDFWHGFTSSSALIGCIIGSALSGVLASNWGRKRSLIFAGVMFFISAWGSMCPESLVLPKGEPNLTLLIVFNLYRVIGGIGVGLASAVCPMYIGEIAPSNIRGMLVSWNQFAIIFGQLVVYFVNFFILGDHIAPAIQSVGNGMNQILNGGEAAWAIETGWRYMFGSEMVPAGLFALLICFVPETPRYLAMVGQDAKAERILARINGAEEAKKILDDIKNTVTEKKEKLLTYGVLCIFVGVMLSVFQQAVGINAVLYYAPRIYEAMGFDNPMVLTVFNGIVNLGFTCVAIFTVEKLGRKPLLITGSLGMALGAIGVAITFGNPNLQLLCMVSIMVYSASFMFSWGPICWVLIAEVFPNTIRGAAVAIAVAFQWIFNWIVSTSFVPMANSLGYWFTYGLYGVICILAAIFVWKLVPETKGKTLEDMTKLWKKN from the coding sequence ATGGAACAAAAACAAACAGGCTCTAGAGCCTATCTTATTTCAATTGTGATGGTAGCCGTTTTGGGCGGCTTGCTTTTCGGTTATGATACCGCGGTAATCTCGGGAGCCGAGAAGGGTTTGCAGGCATTCTTCATGGGTGCTGAGGATTTCACTTATACCGATTTCTGGCATGGATTCACTTCTTCCAGTGCTCTGATTGGTTGTATCATCGGTTCGGCGCTTTCGGGTGTGCTGGCTTCTAACTGGGGCCGTAAGCGTTCGCTGATCTTTGCGGGTGTGATGTTCTTCATCTCTGCATGGGGATCTATGTGTCCTGAGTCTTTGGTGTTGCCAAAGGGCGAACCTAATCTTACGCTTCTCATCGTGTTCAACCTCTATCGTGTGATTGGCGGTATCGGTGTGGGTCTGGCATCTGCTGTATGTCCGATGTATATCGGTGAGATTGCGCCTAGTAACATCCGTGGTATGTTGGTCAGCTGGAACCAGTTTGCCATCATCTTCGGTCAGCTGGTGGTTTATTTCGTCAACTTCTTCATTCTTGGCGATCATATTGCTCCTGCTATCCAGAGTGTGGGCAATGGTATGAACCAGATTCTGAATGGTGGCGAGGCTGCCTGGGCTATTGAAACCGGATGGCGCTATATGTTTGGTTCTGAGATGGTTCCTGCGGGTTTGTTTGCTCTGCTTATCTGCTTTGTTCCTGAGACTCCCCGTTATCTTGCCATGGTTGGTCAGGATGCGAAGGCTGAGCGTATCCTGGCTCGCATCAATGGTGCTGAGGAGGCTAAGAAGATTTTGGATGACATCAAGAATACGGTTACAGAGAAGAAGGAGAAACTGCTTACTTACGGTGTGCTCTGTATCTTCGTAGGTGTGATGCTTTCTGTATTCCAGCAGGCTGTAGGTATCAATGCCGTGCTCTATTATGCTCCTCGTATCTATGAGGCTATGGGCTTTGACAATCCGATGGTATTGACCGTATTCAATGGTATCGTGAACCTCGGTTTCACCTGTGTAGCCATCTTTACGGTAGAGAAGTTGGGACGTAAGCCTTTGCTCATTACCGGTTCTCTGGGCATGGCATTGGGTGCCATCGGTGTAGCCATCACCTTCGGTAATCCTAATCTGCAGTTGTTGTGCATGGTATCCATCATGGTTTATTCAGCATCATTCATGTTCTCTTGGGGACCAATCTGCTGGGTACTTATTGCCGAGGTATTCCCTAATACCATTCGTGGTGCTGCCGTAGCGATTGCCGTAGCCTTCCAGTGGATTTTCAACTGGATTGTTTCTACCTCTTTCGTTCCGATGGCTAACAGCCTGGGCTATTGGTTCACCTATGGCCTGTATGGTGTTATCTGTATCCTCGCTGCCATCTTTGTATGGAAGCTCGTTCCTGAGACCAAGGGTAAGACACTGGAGGATATGACCAAGCTTTGGAAGAAAAACTAA
- a CDS encoding N-acetylmuramoyl-L-alanine amidase, giving the protein MRDIDMIVVHCSGSRCDHRYTMKMLRYDHVHNNGWTDIGYHFYITLDGVVHACRPVERMGSHALGYNAHSIGICYEGGLSPSGCISDTRTPKQKEAMKHLILDLHHRFPGIRTILGHRDLPGVQKACPCFDATKLQYLLDAS; this is encoded by the coding sequence ATGAGAGACATCGATATGATAGTGGTGCATTGCAGCGGTAGCCGCTGCGATCACCGTTATACGATGAAGATGCTGCGCTACGACCATGTGCATAACAACGGCTGGACTGACATCGGCTACCATTTCTACATCACGCTGGATGGAGTGGTTCATGCCTGTCGCCCGGTAGAGCGTATGGGCTCTCATGCCCTCGGTTACAATGCGCACAGCATAGGCATCTGTTACGAGGGTGGTCTTTCGCCATCGGGCTGCATCAGCGACACCCGCACTCCTAAGCAGAAGGAGGCGATGAAGCATCTTATCCTGGATCTTCACCACCGTTTTCCGGGCATCCGGACCATCCTGGGTCATCGCGATTTGCCTGGCGTTCAGAAAGCCTGTCCGTGTTTTGATGCCACGAAGCTCCAGTACCTCCTGGATGCTTCCTGA
- a CDS encoding DUF4840 domain-containing protein, with product MKKIKLFSIVAAFVAAFAFTSCNTGDDNNSYYQPLTQAEKDLCYLKTAGVHNGKLAYMSDEHVTEKGTKEYIDTLDVATEIYGNGKDTVMTVRNFPVKILARYIPENADTKDLKEALKKYEMPVNFKSVVTYYTVTPVLQFLLYPETMTVNLEYGGATHKVNFYVYANAYYIYNSGLVDSKTSKLEAYFALYGYEVDPKDEKNPKPIVFSYNIAGKPYTGAQIKFFEPQSSEQKK from the coding sequence ATGAAAAAAATCAAATTATTCTCAATTGTAGCTGCCTTCGTTGCAGCTTTCGCATTCACTTCTTGTAATACAGGCGATGATAACAACAGCTATTATCAGCCGCTCACACAAGCAGAAAAGGATCTTTGCTATCTCAAGACAGCAGGTGTCCACAATGGTAAACTCGCTTATATGAGCGATGAGCATGTTACTGAAAAAGGTACAAAGGAATACATCGACACCTTAGACGTTGCTACAGAAATCTATGGAAATGGCAAAGACACTGTAATGACTGTTCGCAACTTCCCTGTAAAGATTCTCGCCCGTTACATTCCTGAAAATGCTGACACGAAAGACCTGAAGGAAGCATTGAAGAAATATGAGATGCCGGTTAACTTCAAGAGTGTTGTAACCTACTATACAGTTACACCAGTCCTTCAATTCTTGCTCTATCCAGAAACAATGACAGTAAATTTGGAGTATGGTGGTGCAACTCATAAGGTCAATTTCTATGTTTATGCTAATGCATATTACATTTACAATTCAGGACTGGTTGACAGTAAGACCAGCAAGTTGGAAGCTTATTTTGCTCTTTATGGTTACGAAGTTGATCCAAAGGATGAGAAGAATCCAAAGCCTATAGTTTTCAGCTATAATATAGCAGGAAAACCATATACTGGAGCACAGATTAAGTTCTTCGAGCCACAAAGTTCAGAGCAAAAGAAATAA
- a CDS encoding HU family DNA-binding protein has protein sequence MAINYSLVKLASKFGDKAGVPKFYARAQMNESISLKKFAKLIAMQTTVSYADVTAVLVSMQENMIIELQRGNQIDFGELGKFRLQLTSEGAATAAEFKSDINIKGVNIQFIPGSDLANIFVGMEFEQVASRAVQKAALKAEKEGAKTLDIEEAKKKPAKDNASSGGDTTGGNTSGEQTGGTGSAGNGDTGDGLE, from the coding sequence ATGGCAATTAATTACAGTTTAGTAAAGCTTGCGTCAAAATTTGGCGACAAAGCAGGAGTTCCTAAGTTCTACGCACGTGCTCAGATGAACGAGTCTATTTCGCTCAAGAAGTTTGCGAAGTTGATCGCTATGCAGACCACTGTATCCTATGCGGATGTAACAGCCGTTCTGGTCAGTATGCAGGAGAACATGATCATCGAGTTGCAGCGAGGCAACCAGATTGATTTCGGCGAGTTGGGCAAGTTCCGCCTCCAGCTTACCAGTGAGGGTGCTGCAACTGCAGCCGAATTTAAGAGCGACATCAACATCAAGGGTGTGAACATCCAGTTTATCCCGGGCAGCGATCTTGCCAACATCTTCGTAGGTATGGAGTTTGAGCAGGTTGCATCACGTGCCGTACAGAAGGCTGCCCTCAAGGCTGAGAAGGAGGGTGCCAAGACCCTCGACATCGAGGAGGCTAAGAAAAAGCCTGCCAAGGACAATGCTTCTTCAGGCGGCGATACCACGGGTGGCAACACCTCAGGCGAGCAGACCGGCGGCACGGGTAGCGCTGGCAACGGTGACACAGGAGACGGATTAGAATAA